One stretch of Anabrus simplex isolate iqAnaSimp1 chromosome 3, ASM4041472v1, whole genome shotgun sequence DNA includes these proteins:
- the LOC136866333 gene encoding apolipoprotein E, which translates to MVSKSFAVLFVALFAFQASEANVIDDIISQMGSSMNQTMKQIKENLAEMERAASNVIDGIQGKIQDLEDQAAESIQKYAEQAQQLDANITECQNAAQEALDKVKNASTSGIRECLSTLRQTMQPDLDLLDGDMQEVQAFATEAAKNFSACGFINPSCQMKVITEAAKQAGTLGSKVMSDGTTFAQDFAPAESQFNTCAQAEISSAVSTTQETIQEEIQCIQEKIQEASSQ; encoded by the coding sequence GCCTCAGAAGCCAACGTCATCGACGACATTATTTCACAGATGGGCTCATCTATGAATCAGACAATGAAGCAAATCAAGGAGAACTTAGCCGAAATGGAGAGAGCTGCCAGCAACGTGATAGACGGCATCCAAGGAAAAATCCAGGACCTGGAAGACCAAGCCGCCGAGTCCATTCAGAAATACGCCGAGCAGGCCCAGCAGCTTGATGCTAACATCACTGAGTGTCAGAACGCGGCCCAGGAGGCATTAGACAAAGTGAAGAACGCCAGTACCTCTGGCATCAGGGAGTGTTTGTCCACTCTCCGCCAAACCATGCAACCTGACCTCGATCTGTTGGACGGTGACATGCAGGAAGTTCAAGCATTCGCTACTGAGGCCGCTAAGAACTTCTCAGCATGTGGCTTCATCAACCCTTCCTGCCAAATGAAAGTCATTACTGAGGCAGCCAAGCAGGCAGGCACTCTGGGCAGTAAAGTTATGTCTGATGGCACAACATTCGCTCAAGACTTCGCCCCTGCTGAGAGCCAGTTCAACACATGCGCCCAGGCCGAGATCAGCTCTGCTGTTTCCACTACTCAGGAGACCATCCAGGAAGAGATACAGTGTATCCAGGAAAAGATCCAAGAGGCCAGTTCACAGTAA